The Deltaproteobacteria bacterium genomic sequence ACTCGCGCCCGCTCGCGCCGGGCGACGTGGTCGAGGTCGAGGTCACGGGCCTGGGCCGGCTCACGAACACGGTCGCAGAGATCGAGGCGCCGCACGCCTTGGTCGGTCACGAGCCCACCCAGAGCGACGCGGTGAAGCGCGTCGCGCTCGGCTCGGATCACCGGCCCTCTACGTCCGGGTAGAGGTGCAGCTTGCCCTGCCAGTCCTCGACGACGGTCTTGCCGTCGGCGAGTGACTCGCGCAGGTAGCTCGGGCCGATCGGGATTTTTCCCGCTCCGCCGGGCACGTCGAGTACGTAGCTCGGCTGACACAGTCCCGAGACGCGCCCGCGCAGGCCCCGCACGAGCGCCTGCCCGGCGGCGATCGAGCTGCGGAAGTGGCCGGTTCCCGGCGCGAGATCGGCGTGGTGCAGGTAGTACGGCTTCACGCGCATGGCGACCAGCGCGCGCAGCAGCGCCTCCAGCGTCGCCGGGTCGTCGTTCACGCCCGCGAGCAGGACCGTTTGCGCGAGCACCGGCAGCCCCGCATCCACCAGTCGCGCGACCGCGGCGCGCGTCGGCTCGTCGAGCTCGCGCGCGTGGTTGGCGTGCAGCACGATCCAGACCGC encodes the following:
- a CDS encoding lysine 2,3-aminomutase; its protein translation is AVWIVLHANHARELDEPTRAAVARLVDAGLPVLAQTVLLAGVNDDPATLEALLRALVAMRVKPYYLHHADLAPGTGHFRSSIAAGQALVRGLRGRVSGLCQPSYVLDVPGGAGKIPIGPSYLRESLADGKTVVEDWQGKLHLYPDVEGR